Proteins encoded by one window of Anopheles maculipalpis chromosome 2RL, idAnoMacuDA_375_x, whole genome shotgun sequence:
- the LOC126559397 gene encoding mitochondrial import inner membrane translocase subunit Tim16 produces the protein MAKYIAQIIVLGGQIIGKAFTRALKQEIAASQEAAKRAGGGQKGQNRAAANLRTGMTLEEAQQILNVTKLDPEEVQKNYEHLFNVNDKSKGGSFYLQSKVFRAKERIDQELKEAKPPEGEKTDTGTGKPETAQ, from the exons ATGGCAAAGTACATAGCGCAAATCATCGTGCTCGGTGGCCAAATCATAGGAAAGGCTTTCACGCGAGCTCTCAAGCAAGAGATAGCGGCTTCCCAGGAAGCGGCAAAGCGAGCCGGTGGTGGACAAAAGGGACAGAATCGTGCTGCTGCTAACCTAAGGACAG GCATGACCCTGGAAGAGGCCCAACAAATCCTCAACGTAACGAAGCTCGACCCAGAAGAGGTGCAGAAAAATTACGAACACTTGTTCAACGTGAACGATAAATCGAAGGGCGGCTCGTTCTACCTGCAATCGAAAGTTTTCCGCGCCAAAGAACGGATAGACCAGGAACTGAAAGAGGCAAAACCACCGGAAGGGGAAAAGACGGACACTGGTACGGGGAAACCCGAAACGGCCCAGTGA
- the LOC126557174 gene encoding mothers against decapentaplegic homolog 4 has product MVGLTGGSHLYAAGIPAAAQEIVRDMAAMPTAAPTSADACLSIVHSLMCHRQGGESEGFSKRAIESLVKKLKEKRDELDSLITAITTNGAHPSKCVTIQRTLDGRLQVAGRKGFPHVIYARIWRWPDLHKNELKHVKFCQFAFDLKCDSVCVNPYHYERVVSPGIDLSGLTLQSGPSRLIKDEYTPGSVVGGGMDIDGNEIGTIQHHPSMVAGGAYSTMTMHPQVPDPSQLSGLYGSSTGPRPIPKLESAEQSRNSGPSSWMSGAGSVGGPSSAAAMLSSASSSGSQQHPRLSSSLPLSSVIGGPAGLTNNGLRASQSSQQQTQSSQQQPQPSSQPSSQLTNGGNSGLLGSAAQASTSGGGSSGGLIGGDTSQYYGNAASADPSMGNDPQSAMGPSSMSGSLSATSPVSPHLQQNGYVSASNGQSSQAGPSVGQPQTNQTGAPQYQQQQQQQQQQSQQQQQQPGGSATWSGSNTLNYTQSIQPPAHASGSHQQQASQAASQYWPHSSGSGAGGAVGTAGGSSVGTATGGQLAELPGQQRLLSRQPAPEYWCSVAYFELDTQVGEMFKVPSNRPNVTIDGYVDPSGGNRFCLGALSNVHRTEQSEKARLHIGKGVQLDLRGEGDVWLRCLSDHSVFVQSYYLDREAGRTPGDAVHKIYPGACIKVFDLRQCHLQMQSLANCAQKAAQMQAAVVAGVSAVGAPRSLSAVAGIGVDDLRRLCILRLSFVKGWGPDYPRQSIKETPCWVEVHLHRALQLLDEVLHQMPIDGPRAIE; this is encoded by the exons ATGGTCGGGCTGACGGGTGGATCGCATCTGTATGCGGCCGGTATACCAGCGGCCGCACAGGAAA TCGTCCGTGACATGGCTGCTATGCCAACGGCGGCCCCGACCAGTGCGGATGCGTGTCTCAGTATCGTCCATTCGCTGATGTGCCACCGGCAGGGTGGTGAAAGCGAAGGCTTCTCCAAGCGGGCCATCGAATCGTTGGTGAAGAAGCTGAAGGAAAAACGGGACGAGTTGGATTCGTTGATTACGgccatcaccaccaacggGGCACATCCGAGCAAGTGTGTCACGATACAGCGTACCCTTGATGGGCGATTGCAG GTCGCCGGACGCAAAGGATTCCCGCACGTGATCTATGCCCGCATCTGGCGTTGGCCTGATCTTCACAAAAATGAGCTGAAGCACGTAAAATTCTGCCAGTTCGCATTCGATCTAAAGTGTGACTCAGTCTGTGTTAATCCTTACCATTACGAGCGTGTCGTATCTCCCGGGATCG ATCTGTCGGGACTCACGCTTCAGTCCGGCCCAAGTCGCTTAATCAAGGATGAATACACACCGGGCTCGGTCGTTGGTGGTGGAATGGATATAGATGGTAATGAAATCGGTACCATCCAGCATCATCCCTCAATGGTTGCCGGTGGTGCGTATAGCACCATGACGATGCATCCACAAGTGCCCG ATCCATCTCAGTTGAGTGGTTTGTACGGATCAAGTACCGGTCCACGGCCGATACCAAAGTTGGAATCTGCCGAACAATCTCGAAACAGTGGTCCCAGCAGTTGGATGAGCGGTGCGGGTAGTGTCGGTGGTCCATCTTCCGCAGCGGCCATGCTATCATCGGCATCCTCATCCGGAAGTCAGCAGCACCCACGCTTGTCCTCTTCTTTACCGCTtt CATCCGTTATCGGTGGTCCCGCCGGGCTTACAAACAATGGTTTACGTGCGTCGCAGAGCTCACAGCAACAGACACAATCGTCACAACAGCAGCCACAGCCTTCATCACAACCCAGTTCGCAACTAACGAACGGCGGAAATAGTGGCTTACTTGGTAGTGCTGCCCAGGCAAGTACTAGCGGCGGTGGTAGCAGTGGTGGACTGATCGGTGGAGATACCTCGCAGTACTATGGCAATGCTGCCAGTGCGGACCCTTCGATGGGAAATGATCCACAAAGTGCAATGGGGCCTTCAAGCATGTCTGGTTCGCTATCGGCAACCTCGCCCGTATCGCCCCATCTACAGCAGAATGGGTACGTGTCGGCGAGTAATGGACAGTCGTCACAAGCCGGACCCTCCGTTGGTCAGCCGCAAACGAATCAAACCGGTGCGCCACaataccagcagcaacagcaacaacagcagcaacaatcgcaacaacagcagcagcagccaggtGGTTCCGCCACGTGGTCCGGTTCGAATACTCTAAATTACACACAATCGATACAACCGCCGGCCCATGCAAGTGGTTCACATCAACAGCAAGCATCACAGGCTGCATCACAATACTGGCCACATAGTTCCGgcagtggtgctggtggtgcggTCGGTACTGCCGGCGGTTCCAGCGTTGGTACCGCCACCGGTGGACAGCTGGCAGAATTGCCCGGTCAGCAACGTTTGCTGTCGCGCCAGCCCGCACCCGAGTACTGGTGTTCGGTGGCTTACTTCGAGCTGGACACACAGGTGGGAGAAATGTTTAAGGTACCTTCGAACCGGCCAAACGTCACCATCGATGGGTACGTCGATCCGTCCGGTGGCAATCGGTTCTGTCTCGGGGCGCTTAGTAACGTGCATCGAACGGAGCAAAGTGAAAAGGCGCG GCTACATATTGGTAAAGGTGTACAGCTGGATTTACGTGGCGAAGGAGACGTTTGGCTACGGTGTCTCAGTGATCATTCAGTATTTGTACAGAGTTATTACCTCGACCGGGAGGCAGGCAGAACGCCTGGCGATGCCGTACACAAAATCTATCCCGGAGCGTGTATAAAG GTATTTGACTTGCGACAGTGTCACCTGCAGATGCAATCCCTCGCCAACTGTGCCCAGAAAGCGGCTCAAATGCAAGCCGCCGTCGTGGCTGGTGTTTCAGCCGTAGGAGCTCCTAGAA GTCTATCGGCTGTCGCTGGAATCGGTGTGGACGATTTACGACGCCTTTGCATCCTGCGACTGTCGTTCGTGAAGGGCTGGGGTCCTGACTATCCGCGACAATCGATCAAGGAAACGCCCTGCTGGGTGGAGGTCCATCTTCACCGGGCGCTGCAACTGTTGGACGAAGTGCTGCATCAGATGCCGATCGATGGACCGCGTGCCATCGAATAA
- the LOC126559521 gene encoding uncharacterized protein LOC126559521, producing MNNSTRHEYSSLIKEQRQLKKAESVLKSMIEKINHELNQLVVEELQIKARDVALSIDTVTARTVKPDTPMNVATSSTKEINQQTLYLEVENERLLESLEETEDEL from the exons ATGAATAATTCTACCAGACACGAATACTCATCGTTGATAAAAGAACAGCGACAGCTGAAAAAGGCAGAAAGTGTGCTTAAATCCATGattgaaaaaatcaatcacgaGCTAAACCAACTGGTG GTTGAAGAACTACAAATTAAAGCCCGAGACGTTGCACTTAGCATTGATACCGTAACTGCCAGAACCGTTAAGCCAGATACACCGATGAATGTAGCCACGTCCAGCACAAAGGAAATCAATCAACAGACACTCTATCTAGAAGTGGAGAACGAACGATTGCTGGAATCACTAGAAGAAACGGAGGACGAACTATAG
- the LOC126557014 gene encoding ubiquitin carboxyl-terminal hydrolase 8 isoform X1: MSYPKQLHMGENIDDLEKLYMKLPADIKDRELDIICKSARKLIDQSEWYYINRDEELAYVGYMKLMNLVQVIRKNKDYGRKKETVTKLLGTQSDFNRIFDKLKKLKTSLESRYQERARLKGLKTFTKNIDAERESKNGPSGGQDGGTIIPSASVQRQTVTAMELHGMMNDCRISMLIMDCRPVKDFEASHLRYSYLVNVPEHLLVAGMTAGKINHALPPESRTLWSNRMVKDQVILMDWNTSGVAVKDTPIYILNYILCHYDQDIEDTKIIRLDGGYESFVLHYPASCLNPSYRPPMVVDAMGDNIDDIEYPNISDIPMKEESFSKPGFKPTIDRNSKVAAVSLYEARKKPLEDILVEHEQILDKSKQNALEIINTETELKNLEKQQPLDPGADETQESLLFEVMQLKDRQRDYEAEKARILEEEEKYKEMEKEQQERGEQISTEQAEQLEREAAERRLRDKEREQRELEEKCQRLAREREEKLALARELKRHLKENVPETVKRAYPEDDQGPNSYGSSNNVPRLPLFDRSAKPLADHNQNLRMRDLDVVQRDFAPVYGSVGRGLTGLKNLGNTCYMNSILQCLSNTYFLNEFFHDPSFKMHLNRNNKTQGKIGEEVAAVIKALWTGQYKCIASKNLRYVVGQYERQFGGIEQQDSHEFLTILMDWLHSDLQTKQMQISTSLDQMPPSEKAWIEHFKGKGSYISELFYGQIKSTVKCTRCHKESATYESFSNLSLELPQDSNICYLENCLDMYFNGEEVRGWHCPKCKSNQDAIKKLDISRLPSILVVHFKRFFADPDTMATVYRKKQTLVKFPLSELNMTRYLARTEVNRNKRLTTFRYHLYGVSNHYGSMESGHYTAFCLNNIHQKWFKFDDYNVSSIDASDVQASAAYILFYSCLPDRPQSDVR; encoded by the exons ATGAGCTATCCGAAGCAGTTGCACATGGGAGAGAATATCGATGATCTGGAGAAGCTGTACATGAAGCTTCCGGCCGACATTAAGGACCGCGAGCTGGACATCATTTGCAAGTCGGCACGGAAACTGATCGATCAGAGCGAATGGTACTACATCAATCGGGACGAGGAGCTGGCGTACGTTGGATATATGAAGCTTATGAACCTGGTGCAGGTAATACGGAAGAATAAGGACTATGGACGGAAAAAGGAAACGGTCACCAAGCTGCTGGGTACGCAGAGTGATTTCAACCGAATCTTTGACAAGCTGAAGAAACTGAAAACAAGTCTAGAGAGCCGGTACCAGGAGCGAGCCCGCCTAAAAGGATTGAAAACATTCACCAAGAATATTGATGCGGAACGGGAAAGTAAGAACGGACCATCGGGCGGACAGGATGGAGGAACGATAATACCTTCGGCTTCGGTACAAAGACAAACCGTCACGGCTATGGAACTGCACGGAATGATGAACGATTGTCGAATCAGTATGCTGATAATGGACTGTCGGCCGGTGAAGGATTTCGAAGCGTCACACTTGCGGTACTCGTATCTGGTGAACGTACCGGAGCATCTGCTGGTGGCCGGTATGACGGCAGGAAAGATTAACCACGCGCTACCGCCCGAATCCCGTACATTGTGGTCAAACAGAATGGTGAAGGATCAGGTGATACTGATGGATTGGAATACGTCCGGTGTAGCGGTGAAGGATACGCCGATTTACATTTTGAACTACATCCTGTGTCAT TACGATCAGGACATAGAAGATACGAAAATTATTCGCCTAGACGGTGGATATGAAAGCTTTGTACTGCATTATCCGGCAAGCTGCTTGAATCCTTCCTACCGTCCCCCGATGGTTGTAGACGCTATGGGAGATAATATAG ACGACATTGAGTATCCGAACATCAGCGACATTCCAATGAAAGAGGAAAGCTTCTCCAAGCCAGGCTTTAAACCGACCATCGATCGCAACAGCAAAGTAGCCGCCGTAAGCCTGTACGAGGCACGCAAAAAACCACTGGAAGATATTCTAGTCGAGCACGAGCAAATATTGGACAAATCGAAACAGAATGCGCTGGAAATTATTAACACAGAAACGGAATTGAAGAACCTCGAGAAGCAACAACCCCTCGACCCCGGTGCGGACGAAACGCAGGAATCCTTGCTGTTCGAAGTGATGCAGCTGAAAGATCGTCAGCGTGATTAT gAAGCTGAAAAAGCACGCATCCTGGAAGAGGAGGAGAAATacaaggaaatggaaaaggagCAACAAGAGCGGGGTGAACAAATTTCGACTGAACAAGCGGAACAGCTCGAACGGGAAGCGGCGGAACGCAG ATTGCGTGACAAGGAACGGGAACAGCGCGAGCTGGAGGAGAAATGCCAACGGTTGGCACGGGAGCGCGAGGAAAAGCTTGCGCTAGCCCGTGAGCTGAAGCGGCACCTTAAGGAGAACGTGCCCGAGACGGTAAAACGGGCCTACCCCGAAGACGACCAGGGTCCGAATTCGTACGGCAGCAGTAACAATGTGCCGAGGTTGCCACTATTTGACCGATCCGCTAAACCGCTCGCAGACCATAACCAGAACTTGCGTATGCGTGATCTGGACGTGGTGCAGCGCGACTTTGCACCGGTATACGGAAGCGTG GGACGTGGCCTAACAGGGCTGAAAAATCTAGGTAATACATGCTACATGAACAGCATACTGCAGTGCCTCAGCAATACGTACTTTCTCAATGAATTCTTCCACGATCCATCGTTTAAGATGCACCTCAATCG caacaacaaaacgcaaGGCAAAAtcggcgaagaggtagcagcCGTCATTAAGGCGCTCTGGACGGGCCAGTACAAGTGCATTGCCAGCAAAAATTTGCGG TACGTCGTTGGACAGTACGAGCGACAGTTCGGTGGCATCGAGCAACAAGATTCGCACGAGTTTCTCACCATACTTATGGATTGGTTGCACTCCGATCTGCAGACGAAACAGATGCAG ATCTCAACCAGCCTCGACCAGATGCCACCGTCCGAGAAGGCGTGGATAGAACATTTCAAGGGCAAGGGCAGCTACATATCGGAGCTGTTTTATGGCCAGATCAAAAGTACTGTCAAGTGCACTCGATGCCACAAGGAGAGTGCCACCTACGAGTCGTTCTCGAATCTCAGCCTGGAGCTGCCACAAGATTCAAACATCTGCTACCTGGAG AACTGTCTCGATATGTACTTTAACGGTGAGGAAGTACGCGGATGGCACTGTCCAAAGTGTAAAAGCAATCAGGATGCGATCAAAAAGCTGGACATCTCCCGGCTACCGTCGATATTGGTGGTACACTTCAAGCGCTTCTTTGCCGATCCGGACACGATGGCGACCGTTTACCGGAAGAAGCAAACGCTCGTTAAGTTTCCGCTGAGCGAGCTGAACATGACCCGCTACCTGGCCCGTACCGAGGTGAATCGTAACAAGCGGCTAACGACCTTCCGGTACCATCTGTACGGTGTTTCGAACCATTACGGGTCGATGGAGAGTGGCCACTATACGGCATTCTGTCTGAATAATATTCATCAAAA ATGGTTCAAATTTGACGATTACAACGTGTCGAGCATTGATGCTTCGGATGTGCAAGCGAGTGCGGCGTACATTCTTTTCTACTCCTGCTTACCCGACCGACCGCAATCTGATGTGCGATAA
- the LOC126558778 gene encoding protein unc-50 homolog, translated as MKYATSPTPSRSNSSLLGMSSRTTSPLPPPANYRDCMSATTKSYKYLRRFVKFDQMDFEYAMWQMVYLFIAPKKVYRNFNYRKQTKSQFARDDPAFLVLLVGCLCVTSIGFAWVLSLGFVQTILFTLYVVFVDCIFCGMIVATMLWLIANRYFRDRNSDFDMEWGYAFDVHLNAFFPPLILLHFIQLFFYHPLISRDWFVSTFIGNTIWLLALGYYIYITFLGYNVVPALKNTRIILVTLPLLCLFYVMTLIIGWNLSVSLMYYYHYRVL; from the exons ATGAAGTACGCAACGTCACCTACACCATCACGCAGCAACAGTTCGTTGTTGGGGATGTCTTCCAGAACTACATCGCCACTACCACCGCCGGCAAACTATCGCGATTGCATGAGTGCCACCACGAAAAGCTACAAATACTTACGGCGCTTCGTCAAGTTTGATCAAATGGACTTCGAGTATGCAATGTGGCAGATGGTTTACCTATTCATAGCACCGAAGAAAGTATATCGTAATTTCAACTATCGCAAAC AAACCAAATCACAGTTTGCGCGCGATGATCCAGCATTTCTGGTGTTGCTTGTAGGATGTCTCTGTG TTACATCAATTGGCTTTGCGTGGGTGTTAAGCTTAGGATTCGTGCAAACCATTCTATTCACCTTGTACGTCGTGTTTGTCGACTGCATATTCTGCGGCATGATAGTGGCCACCATGCTGTGGCTAATAGCGAATCGATACTTTCGCGATCGGAACAGCGACTTCGATATGGAGTGGGGCTACGCGTTCGATGTGCATCTGAATGCATTTTTCCCACCCCTGATATTGCTGCACTTTATACAGCTGTTTTTCTACCACCCATTGATCAGCAGGGATTGGTTTGTTTCCACCTTTATTGGAAACACAATATGGCTGTTGGCGCTAGGTTATTACATCTATATTACTTTCCTGGGATATAACG TTGTTCCAGCTTTGAAAAATACGCGAATAATTCTCGTAACACTACCGCTGCTGTGTTTGTTCTACGTTATGACGCTAATTATAGGATGGAACTTGAGTGTTTCATTGATGTACTACTATCACTATCGGGTGTTATaa
- the LOC126557014 gene encoding ubiquitin carboxyl-terminal hydrolase 8 isoform X2, whose product MDWNTSGVAVKDTPIYILNYILCHYDQDIEDTKIIRLDGGYESFVLHYPASCLNPSYRPPMVVDAMGDNIDDIEYPNISDIPMKEESFSKPGFKPTIDRNSKVAAVSLYEARKKPLEDILVEHEQILDKSKQNALEIINTETELKNLEKQQPLDPGADETQESLLFEVMQLKDRQRDYEAEKARILEEEEKYKEMEKEQQERGEQISTEQAEQLEREAAERRLRDKEREQRELEEKCQRLAREREEKLALARELKRHLKENVPETVKRAYPEDDQGPNSYGSSNNVPRLPLFDRSAKPLADHNQNLRMRDLDVVQRDFAPVYGSVGRGLTGLKNLGNTCYMNSILQCLSNTYFLNEFFHDPSFKMHLNRNNKTQGKIGEEVAAVIKALWTGQYKCIASKNLRYVVGQYERQFGGIEQQDSHEFLTILMDWLHSDLQTKQMQISTSLDQMPPSEKAWIEHFKGKGSYISELFYGQIKSTVKCTRCHKESATYESFSNLSLELPQDSNICYLENCLDMYFNGEEVRGWHCPKCKSNQDAIKKLDISRLPSILVVHFKRFFADPDTMATVYRKKQTLVKFPLSELNMTRYLARTEVNRNKRLTTFRYHLYGVSNHYGSMESGHYTAFCLNNIHQKWFKFDDYNVSSIDASDVQASAAYILFYSCLPDRPQSDVR is encoded by the exons ATGGATTGGAATACGTCCGGTGTAGCGGTGAAGGATACGCCGATTTACATTTTGAACTACATCCTGTGTCAT TACGATCAGGACATAGAAGATACGAAAATTATTCGCCTAGACGGTGGATATGAAAGCTTTGTACTGCATTATCCGGCAAGCTGCTTGAATCCTTCCTACCGTCCCCCGATGGTTGTAGACGCTATGGGAGATAATATAG ACGACATTGAGTATCCGAACATCAGCGACATTCCAATGAAAGAGGAAAGCTTCTCCAAGCCAGGCTTTAAACCGACCATCGATCGCAACAGCAAAGTAGCCGCCGTAAGCCTGTACGAGGCACGCAAAAAACCACTGGAAGATATTCTAGTCGAGCACGAGCAAATATTGGACAAATCGAAACAGAATGCGCTGGAAATTATTAACACAGAAACGGAATTGAAGAACCTCGAGAAGCAACAACCCCTCGACCCCGGTGCGGACGAAACGCAGGAATCCTTGCTGTTCGAAGTGATGCAGCTGAAAGATCGTCAGCGTGATTAT gAAGCTGAAAAAGCACGCATCCTGGAAGAGGAGGAGAAATacaaggaaatggaaaaggagCAACAAGAGCGGGGTGAACAAATTTCGACTGAACAAGCGGAACAGCTCGAACGGGAAGCGGCGGAACGCAG ATTGCGTGACAAGGAACGGGAACAGCGCGAGCTGGAGGAGAAATGCCAACGGTTGGCACGGGAGCGCGAGGAAAAGCTTGCGCTAGCCCGTGAGCTGAAGCGGCACCTTAAGGAGAACGTGCCCGAGACGGTAAAACGGGCCTACCCCGAAGACGACCAGGGTCCGAATTCGTACGGCAGCAGTAACAATGTGCCGAGGTTGCCACTATTTGACCGATCCGCTAAACCGCTCGCAGACCATAACCAGAACTTGCGTATGCGTGATCTGGACGTGGTGCAGCGCGACTTTGCACCGGTATACGGAAGCGTG GGACGTGGCCTAACAGGGCTGAAAAATCTAGGTAATACATGCTACATGAACAGCATACTGCAGTGCCTCAGCAATACGTACTTTCTCAATGAATTCTTCCACGATCCATCGTTTAAGATGCACCTCAATCG caacaacaaaacgcaaGGCAAAAtcggcgaagaggtagcagcCGTCATTAAGGCGCTCTGGACGGGCCAGTACAAGTGCATTGCCAGCAAAAATTTGCGG TACGTCGTTGGACAGTACGAGCGACAGTTCGGTGGCATCGAGCAACAAGATTCGCACGAGTTTCTCACCATACTTATGGATTGGTTGCACTCCGATCTGCAGACGAAACAGATGCAG ATCTCAACCAGCCTCGACCAGATGCCACCGTCCGAGAAGGCGTGGATAGAACATTTCAAGGGCAAGGGCAGCTACATATCGGAGCTGTTTTATGGCCAGATCAAAAGTACTGTCAAGTGCACTCGATGCCACAAGGAGAGTGCCACCTACGAGTCGTTCTCGAATCTCAGCCTGGAGCTGCCACAAGATTCAAACATCTGCTACCTGGAG AACTGTCTCGATATGTACTTTAACGGTGAGGAAGTACGCGGATGGCACTGTCCAAAGTGTAAAAGCAATCAGGATGCGATCAAAAAGCTGGACATCTCCCGGCTACCGTCGATATTGGTGGTACACTTCAAGCGCTTCTTTGCCGATCCGGACACGATGGCGACCGTTTACCGGAAGAAGCAAACGCTCGTTAAGTTTCCGCTGAGCGAGCTGAACATGACCCGCTACCTGGCCCGTACCGAGGTGAATCGTAACAAGCGGCTAACGACCTTCCGGTACCATCTGTACGGTGTTTCGAACCATTACGGGTCGATGGAGAGTGGCCACTATACGGCATTCTGTCTGAATAATATTCATCAAAA ATGGTTCAAATTTGACGATTACAACGTGTCGAGCATTGATGCTTCGGATGTGCAAGCGAGTGCGGCGTACATTCTTTTCTACTCCTGCTTACCCGACCGACCGCAATCTGATGTGCGATAA
- the LOC126558066 gene encoding transmembrane protein 169 has translation MVGLTTDDMIVRTQQQQQPSPNRHLGVGQSDFPVFIPPRKRQTGKKSNHGNHIDHIVNIQGTRKEWDLTPEREDCRKNKRWNSEEIIEITSNSKGPTPNGTNEDEDDLNELQHFHPLKDSSTVTPSSISESSLDRKSSKSAELLTGGSGGKRSKKRVNIRTDLDEIGRRRSPSAICNYEDLESGETSVLNAELDQQSLERYNTNRSYGSSTDNYLTMTGTIKRGRKKGQSIDVQLNISREELEQISKQALAVHGEANQTDRRCCTLRTGVHILLLSLICLPFVAFTTGVYSFYMGTVTWYNMFTYFNEERSFCHKLLMSPLLILAYPLGIVLCTVGLALYAGIRQISVHFRAWLNEISDIEKGFYGWLCSVLHLSDCSPYEVVILTEICPANASHGGHTVGDDGVQAGARVHPSDGRLQGESTQINSSTEELSV, from the exons ATGGTTGGCCTAACAACGGACGACATGATTGTCCGgacgcagcaacagcagcaaccatcGCCAAACCGACATTTAGGCGTTGGTCAAAGTGATTTTCCCGTGTTTATTCCACCAAGAAAACGGCAAACGGGAAAGAAATCCAACCATGGCAATCATATCGACCATATCGTCAATATACAG ggTACACGTAAAGAATGGGACTTGACACCGGAACGTGAAGACTGTCGAAAGAATAAAAGATGGAACAGTGAAGAAATCATTGAAATAACATCGAACAGTAAAGGGCCAACCCCGAACGGCACCAACGAAGATGAGGATGATTTAAATGAACTACAGCACTTTCATCCACTTAAGGATAGTTCCACCGTTACGCCGAGCAGCATCTCGGAGAGTAGTCTCGATCGAAAATCAAGCAAATCAGCCGAATTGCTAACCGGAGGGAGTGGTGGCAAACGTTCTAAAAAGCGTGTCAATATTCGCACAGATTTGGATGAAATCGGTCGTCGTCGATCACCGTCTGCGATCTGCAACTACGAGGATCTTGAGTCGGGCGAAACGAGTGTACTAAACGCGGAACTAGATCAGCAAAGTCTCGAGCGTTACAATACGAACCGATCGTATGGCTCGTCCACCGACAACTATCTTACGATGACGGGTACGATCAAACGTGGCCGCAAAAAAGGACAATCGATCGATGTACAGCTTAACATTTCCCGCGAAGAGTTAGAGCAGATCAGCAAGCAGGCACTCGCCGTACACGGAGAGGCGAATCAAACCGATCGAAGGTGCTGTACACTGCGAACAGGCGTACACATACTACTGCTTTCACTAATATGTCTACCGTTTGTGGCATTTACCACCGGAGTCTACTCTTTCTACATGGGCACCGTAACGTGGTACAATATGTTTACGTACTTTAACGAGGAGCGATCGTTCTGCCATAAGCTGCTAATGTCACCACTGCTCATACTGGCCTATCCGCTCGGTATTGTGCTGTGTACGGTGGGACTTGCCCTTTACGCTGGTATACGACAGATTAGTGTCCACTTTCGGGCATGGCTGAACGAAATATCGGACATCGAGAAAGGGTTCTATGGTTGGTTGTGTTCGGTGCTGCATCTTTCCGACTGTAGCCCGTACGAGGTAGTCATACTGACTGAGATCTGTCCAGCGAACGCTTCGCACGGTGGACATACGGTCGGTGACGATGGAGTACAGGCGGGTGCGCGTGTTCATCCGAGCGATGGACGGCTGCAGGGTGAATCGACGCAAATTAATTCTTCCACCGAAGAGCTTTCGGTTTGA